From the genome of Phlebotomus papatasi isolate M1 chromosome 2, Ppap_2.1, whole genome shotgun sequence:
GCCACTTAACTCTTTCAgaaccacaacatatccagcgaacgaatttcagtaaaactcactttatttaaatcttagtggtcaaatatgatacttttgtagagaaagaattttctccgcatctgggaaattggaaaactcatgggtactctcgtgcccaaaagaacgaaaaggagacaaacttcaattttccaaaagccaataatatcaattttgtgaattatttttgcgtgtcaaatgactcctttacaatgttgatcactaaaacaagaagaattattgaccagtatctcgtgtgatgtccaggaagtgctaaaaaggacacccagctccttcTGGctaacagattcctcaaaatattttacacaaaaacacatttctctcaacacagtgttattgcagacacattaggctttctcaagagccaaaaaaacacttcctggacaatcagaattcaccaaaatctggaagaatagaaaaacttccctgaaggcaatctccctcgctgccaaatatcaaaattatcggccatattggcaaaaatttcgctcccgcttggaattttcttacaaggttggtgtcaaaaagcaaatggagGGCATTGgagggataaccttacatttgacctttagatttttgtggacgagagtacccataaagtttgaacaagttttttgaaaatttaagaaaaaaatatttttcgaatttatgcaatctgtaattgttagttatcatacttattgaccccgagaggtttttccttattctggtctagaaatatcaaaaaagtcggGATATCTGCAAGGatgcagaaaatcgaaaatttacgatttttgaccaaaaatatcttagctcagaagttaattgggatcctgcaaaaaatatcctagatttggacatccttatagtttgtacttatccagaagaatcggatttttatcaattctaggatagtctaaaaaaattcttttttccatgggtacccagtgtcccaaaggagacgaaagagttattGAAGAAGTTCAAATTCGATCTCAAGATACTCCAAggtaagattctgaatttgattcagccaccttgtcctaggtctgcctcgaagtCGACGCATCCTCACAATATCTTGCGTAGGGtattattattgaaatatttaattttggatgacattttgtccttatacgaaaataccgttgaatcatttccaataacgatttttcaaagtcaaaggttaaaaaggctcttgaGAGTCTATTTTTCAGGCTAATGGTGTCATTTTTtgatttgttggaaaggtcttggaatttctgacaagactgcATCGgctccaatcggttatgaaccggtaatgaaccgattcataaccgataagtaatttttattggaaaatcaattgtattactcctcaactattttgggcgatcttttgagtgattgctacccctttttattttcatttattttgtttaaaaactttatttgaaatttttcataaaatatttattcagtaaaaaagtgaaaaattaattcaagttTCAAACACAAAAATCAAACATTGTGAATTTAAtaaaaccatttaaaaaaaagccttCTACTGGGCTTTTTCCTGAAGAGCGTAGTGGACGTCATCAGGACTGACATTGAGAAGGATCTTCTGGTAGAGATCCGTTCTGCTGTCTTGGCCAATCAGTAGACGGTAGGCGCCTAATCTCACGCAGATTTCCAGGCTCCTGCTCACAGTAGCTGCAATGAGTCCGGAAATGGAGCAGATGGTTTCGAATTGTGCATAGACTCCCATGAAGGTTGTTTCTTCGACTCCTGTCCTCAGACTCTCTGCAATGACAGCTTGCAGGAATATCTGTTCCATGCGGGAACAAGCCTTAATGGCCTGAACCTTGGGATTGGACATCATTTCTCCCAGGGCTTGCTCAACGTGGCCCATGGAGACTGTTTCCGGAAGTCCTGCTTTTGCCCCGTTTTCTGCTATTTCCACTGCCCGTCGGCAGATGTCCAGAGCTCTCCTGGCATCCCCGGAGACTGCAGCTACTTTCCTGGCCACTAACTGGAGAGCATCAGCGTTGAAGGCGTCAAATCCTACGAGACGGGATGTCACGATCTCTTGGAGTTGCCGGAAGGAATAAGGTTTGAAGGTCAAGCGAGTTAGACCGAGTCTGGAGGTGACTTTGCCCTTGAGAAGCCTCTCGGGGAGGTCCATTGTATTAGCTATGGTCACGACTACAAGATTAGCCTCCTTACTGGATGGCCAGTCCAGGAGATTGTACACTACATCCTGACGCCTGTTGCAGAGCATATCTAGCTCGTCCACTACGAGAACTGTGACCTCCTTCTGGCCACTTCCATTCCGGAAGCGTCGCTCCAGGAAGGTGTGCGCCTGCTCCCAAGGGACGGTTTTGCCCTGGAGCTGCCTGTATATGTGTACGTAGGCTTGTCTGGGTTCAGTTAAGCGCATCCCATTGATCTCAATGTGCCGGAACTTGGGCAATTTCAGTTGCAGAGATCGGATGACTTCCGTCACAGTGGCAGTTTTCCCGGTCCCCGGAACACCTGAGATGTACATGCATCCTCCACATTTGTCCTTAATTCTTCCCTCGAGGAACTGATAGATGTCCCGGAACTCATTTTCCCGGCACGGAAGGCTCTTGGGAACAGCTGAGACATGCAGCTGATCCCTGGCCTGTTCCAACAGAGATTTTCTGCTCTTCAATTTGCCTTCGCGACTGCCAACAGACGGTGTAATGACTCCCTCCCGGAGCATCTTCATCCTCTGGCTGGGAGTTGTACTTCCGGAAGTTGCTTTGGAAGCGGATTTTGGGGTGGTTGGTTTCTTGACCTGACGGGAGCTACGCGGGGTTTTAGGCACTTCTGGTGATTCATCCGTGACATCATGGTAAAATCCTATGGTCTGGCGCCTGGTGCAGAGCCTGGCTGGTCTGGATGGGATCTCCTCAACGACATTTGACAGGGTGATGCTCCTTCTCGGAGTTTTGGCATCCGCAGCGATTTTAGACGCTGGCGTCCTCAAAATACTCCTCCTGGCAGAAGTAGTTGGGGTATTGGGCACCACCGAGTTCTTCCGGGTCTTCCTGGGCGAGGTCTGAAGCTCATCTTTCGGAGAACGCTTCCTGGGAGAACTTGGAGTATTGGAAGCTTTCTTCTGATTCATAGATACCCTGAGCTTCAGCTTCAGCTCCTCATTGGCATTGACAATTGAGTAATTGAGCTGATCAGAGTCACCGGATTGATTGAGGCTGTCATTGAGATTCCTCCGGGCACTGGAAGTGTTCCGGAAAGTCTTCTTTCTAGGCGTCATTGAAACATCATCATCAGAGCTTCTTCGTTTGTTCGGGGACTCATTCTCAGCATTGCTCGACTCACTGCCCGAGAAACTCTCTCTGGGCTTCCTTCCGGACATCCGAATAACATTCCTGCCAATGATTTTTATCGGAGACACTGTCCTATTCTTGATAGATTTTCTCCGGTCAGTTTGAGGAGTAATTGCTTGAGTTCTGCCCAAAGGCATCTCCATCTCCATCTTGGTGACATCATCTCCTGCCCAGGATTCATCCAACACTGGCAGCAGTACATAATGCTTTCCTGCCTTTCGCACCAATTTGTACCGGCAGATTCGAGTGGGAACATCTTTATCATGGTATTCAGGACAAGTTGCCATCAAAGATGACAGAGACATGTCTTCCGGAACGTTAACAATGTTGCACTTTCCGGAAATCGTGCCCAGAGATATATCGCTATCATAAGGTCTACTATCCAGAACAATCTCCCTATCGGGATCTTCTATTCTAACATCATCAGTAAGACTTCTGGCTGGGACACCATCCAACCACGAGTACCACTGTACAATAGCCCTAGCCCTATCCTGCTTATAAAATTTGTCACTGACCTGGAACAGGTGCAGAATCTTGGCAATGTCTCCTCTTCCGCCGTTGATTCTCTTAAAATTTGCCACAACCACACAAGATCCAGGGACTAGATGAATCCCTCCACAGTCTGCTTTgctacaattaaaaaaaaataaataaataaagaaatcatCCGGAAAACCAAAAATCCCAAAACTAACCTATAAAATGTGACCTCTCGGTTTCGAAGCTCTGGCACGTCTATTCCAGCCAATTTGTGGCCCCAATCCACATATTTTGGATTGCCGTAATCCTTACTCATCATTTAACGCAGTTTTCACACAAGAATTTCCAGGTGGGAAGCAATTAAAAGCACTTTTTGCTGAgctgaataattttattgttcatTTATATGTCAAGTTCACAAGTTTTGCCGCCAATTTGTTTTAATTCCACGATTTTCCCCTCCAGAGAAGTTCCACAATTTCTCGATTATATCGATAAATCCGATATATcggaaattcaaatttaaatccaACGGTTTCagcataagggcagaatcacattgacagtaaaatgctcaccgtcaccgtcaaagccctcaccgtatttcgttaatttacgcattttcattgcaattcttacgcaaattttccattacgatattaccttgtctcatactcggtggccctaggtgaaaatagtataagaaaattgaatatataaagcgaaaatgcgataaacggtgagcaataaaattgtacgaaaaactgtagcaaaaaatcctacagttttttgttttgctcaccgtttatcgcattttcgctttatttattcaattttcttatattattttcacctagtgccaccgagtatgagacaaggtaatacgataattgagaatttgcgtaagaattgcaatgaaaatgcgtaaatcaacgaaatacggtgagggctttgacggtgacggtgagcattttactgtcaatgtgattctgctctaaattgaaaaatggaaaattcaataaaatcaaaCGAACAAAGAAAAAGCAAGGAAAActgtgaataaaattatttggagtgaaaaattacattatttacTGATAAACGTATTTATTGACTCAAATTGGAATTATAAGCAGTTCTAGAATGAGTCGAACGAGTTGGTTGGAAGAACATTTTATCAAGGGGTGATTCATAATAataaaaggagtggcaaagcgtcccaggctttgtgaaatgctcgaactcgtgacttatacgggcttcagtcctaaggtttagctatatggctgAACTACTCTATATTtatcaattgcgattttttgaaaaaaaaaataacttaggattggattattaaggacaaatgacctattaggctttcaaaaagcaataaaattgctcgcaatttaagattttgagacattcgggaactgggctaaacctctagtttgaagccggccttagatgctatacctcaaaagcggtggcagccagaatcccgaaagccaaaatcccgaatgttcaaaatcctgaaagggatgaaattatactggggaaaatgtttagaataatttttcaagacacagaagatttccctttgcctccagaaagagtgggtgcaatcgtgggagtagctatgacacttttaagaattcgggattttgacccattcgagattttggcttttgggattttgaccgggacccctcaaaagtactttcgcatcatttaccgtttacaggtactcaaccgatttgaatcgattcataaatcacattccataaaatagtttaaagagtaataaaaattatattcgaacaaaaattatttatctgtaaataaccggttcataaccgattgaaaccgacttataaatcactcaaaatatttcccaaaatacacctcaggagtaatttaattgaatttcgtataaaaattatttatcggttatgaaccggttcattaccggttttggaggggaaggggaggggtgaggAGAAAATGAGGGGCACGCTAACGattcttgggtcgacttatgggaagGGTCTCCCTCAGGTCCCAAGTcactatctcaaaccgtttggtctctagagctgatgacagccggacggacttAACCGTTTTTTTTAACCTTCTTAAGAAGATTTCGACAAGCTTTCTGTTAAAAGTTCacagtaaattaattttcaagtcaTTTTTGTGATGATATCAACTTATTTTCAAAGACGAAAACACTCCACAAAAAATTCGAGtggaaattctgataaaaaaatattttttacatgtttaaAATCAAGCATTTAATTAAGgtttttccttgaagaaaatggTGGGAAATTTTGATCAGAAATGGACTGATAAATGCTGTTTTCAGAGTTTCACaaactttctttcaaaaattgaattctaaacctattttgagtatttttggGTCTGATGTGGAAAGCTTTCTAGCCAGATATTTCCTAAATCTGTTCCATATAGCGACATACAAAAATTATCTTGATCGTATTTAGTAAGCTGAAATGTGATAAATTGGAAGATATCGGGGATAAGCAGAATTACAGAATGGAATATTTGAAAATCACAGAATatcgaattgaattattaagagaatcacacatttGGAATCATTAGAAACACATTGGAATCCCATGGAACAAACGGAATATGGACAGAAAATTTCGATCTTGAGTATCCCCTTGCTATGGCcttaaaaaatcgccatcttgaatttttaaaggaaaaagtTTTTGCTACCTTGGTGTGGCCTATTTCTCAACTGATTGAgttaaatttagatattttggaaaggtcttgaaatcagtaatgaatcctttagatcagaggcgtgcaagaaccgttgaaaccgaatatcCAAACAAATGAAacgtgtacgtcaatggtcaaaatgctactagaacaaacttattttgacatttattcggttttaacggttcttgcacacctctgctttagatatccgtaaatgacttagggtaagtgtgtcaaatttcggcatggtTGCATGCAAgctccaaagtctcaagttggaaatgtaattatttttaatataaattgaatttatttgttacatttttataaggagtgtttcttggaatcttgtagacagtgtatcgtctttattttctctaaaataatttttaatactttttaaaataaataaaaatggagACATTGcattggtgtcctatttcggccaccttcattctcatagttccttgcccttcaggaattcttccaatgtctctttcagatcatcttactcgtcgaagtgacattttttttattattcttttgcattgtaacTATAATCAGTAGAGTATGCAGAGACTAAAACTTCAttgaaattcgagaaacaaaaaatgtggccgaaatttagcacatttaccctatcttTCTCATAATTTACAATTATTGTTTGTCCATATGCATGTGACTCATGTCCAAGCTAATGCCAGAACATTCTAGAACAGAGATGagcaagaaccatttgaaatCAAGCAGACGTcacatgaaaattgtacgtcaatagtAAAAACGCTCTATCTCTATGAAGAAACTTATTTTGAAGTTTTATTCGGCTTCAAACGGTTTTTTTGCTCATCCCTGTTCTAGAATGATCATTtactaatttttgattttcaaatgctttagtaatttatcaatcaatttgttCTTTAGCAGACCAGTAAACActaaaagatcatgcgaaaaactaattcacggagaggtC
Proteins encoded in this window:
- the LOC129800500 gene encoding origin recognition complex subunit 1; the encoded protein is MMSKDYGNPKYVDWGHKLAGIDVPELRNREVTFYSKADCGGIHLVPGSCVVVANFKRINGGRGDIAKILHLFQVSDKFYKQDRARAIVQWYSWLDGVPARSLTDDVRIEDPDREIVLDSRPYDSDISLGTISGKCNIVNVPEDMSLSSLMATCPEYHDKDVPTRICRYKLVRKAGKHYVLLPVLDESWAGDDVTKMEMEMPLGRTQAITPQTDRRKSIKNRTVSPIKIIGRNVIRMSGRKPRESFSGSESSNAENESPNKRRSSDDDVSMTPRKKTFRNTSSARRNLNDSLNQSGDSDQLNYSIVNANEELKLKLRVSMNQKKASNTPSSPRKRSPKDELQTSPRKTRKNSVVPNTPTTSARRSILRTPASKIAADAKTPRRSITLSNVVEEIPSRPARLCTRRQTIGFYHDVTDESPEVPKTPRSSRQVKKPTTPKSASKATSGSTTPSQRMKMLREGVITPSVGSREGKLKSRKSLLEQARDQLHVSAVPKSLPCRENEFRDIYQFLEGRIKDKCGGCMYISGVPGTGKTATVTEVIRSLQLKLPKFRHIEINGMRLTEPRQAYVHIYRQLQGKTVPWEQAHTFLERRFRNGSGQKEVTVLVVDELDMLCNRRQDVVYNLLDWPSSKEANLVVVTIANTMDLPERLLKGKVTSRLGLTRLTFKPYSFRQLQEIVTSRLVGFDAFNADALQLVARKVAAVSGDARRALDICRRAVEIAENGAKAGLPETVSMGHVEQALGEMMSNPKVQAIKACSRMEQIFLQAVIAESLRTGVEETTFMGVYAQFETICSISGLIAATVSRSLEICVRLGAYRLLIGQDSRTDLYQKILLNVSPDDVHYALQEKAQ